In Lates calcarifer isolate ASB-BC8 unplaced genomic scaffold, TLL_Latcal_v3 _unitig_5786_quiver_433, whole genome shotgun sequence, a single genomic region encodes these proteins:
- the galk1 gene encoding galactokinase → MWPRHQEVKRHCDISKISPVSALHDRTLPVCILLSHAFCLGRFCAQVLSSRLSVSYLFCPMASSFPNVSELVARARRLYRQVFGEEAPQVAVCAPGRVNLIGEHTDYNQGFVLPMALPLVTVVVGSQTSGQDVSVVTAAEDAGGPLRADFSLPSDGSPLSPGLPSWANYVKGVIQHYRAPPVPGFRAAIASSVPLGGGLSSSASLEVAFYTFLQQLKPDDGDKVSKALACQQAEHTHAGVPCGIMDQFVSVLGREGHALLIDCRSLEATFVPLADPGLVILITNSNVKHSLTGSEYPTRRRQCEEAASILGKASLRDTTMKDLEEARDRLDAVTYQRARHVIEEIERTVQAVETLKRGAYAEFGKLMVESHNSLRDLYEVSCKELDELVSAAMEVEGVFGSRMTGGGFGGCTVTLMQAHAVDRTILHIKERYSGTPTFYVTTPSEGARALSLP, encoded by the exons ATGTGGCCACGCCACCAGGAAGTAAAGAGACATTGCGACATTTCGAAAATATCCCCCGTATCTGCTCTCCACGATAGGACACTTCCAGTTTGCATTTTGTTATCTCATGCTTTCTGTTTAGGTAGATTTTGCGCGCAGGTCTTGTCCTCTCGGCTGTCAGTGTCTTATCTTTTTTGCCCAATGGCCAGTTCATTTCCAAATGTATCCGAGCTGGTTGCGCGTGCTCGGCGTTTGTATCGGCAAGTGTTCGGGGAAGAGGCTCCGCAGGTGGCGGTGTGTGCTCCTGGAAGAGTCAACCTGATAGGGGAGCACACTGACTACAACCAGGGATTTGTACTTCCAATG GCGCTGCCCCTGGTGACTGTGGTGGTAGGCAGTCAAACCTCTGGCCAGGATGTTTCTGTGgtaacagcagctgaggatgCTGGTGGGCCTTTGAGAGCGGACTTCAGCCTGCCCAGTGATGGATCACCGCTGAGTCCCGGGTTACCCAGCTGGGCAAACTATGTGAAGGGTGTTATACAGCATTACAGGG CCCCTCCTGTGCCAGGTTTTAGGGCAGCGATAGCCAGCAGTGTCCCCCTGGGAGGAGGTCTGtccagctctgcctctctggAGGTGGCTTTCTACACATTCCTGCAGCAACTCAAACCAG ATGATGGAGACAAGGTGTCCAAAGCACTAGCATGTCAGCAGGCAGAACACACTCATGCTGGTGTACCATGTGGCATAATGGATCAGTTTGTGTCTGTCCTCGGCAGGGAGGGACATGCTCTGCTCATTGACTGCAG GTCCCTGGAAGCCACCTTTGTCCCCCTTGCAGATCCAGGACTGGTCATTCTAATCACCAACTCCAATGTGAAGCACTCTCTGACTGGCAGTGAGTACCCCACGAGACGCAGACAGTGTGAGGAGGCTGCCTCCATCCTGGGAAAGGCCAGTCTCAGAGATACTACCATGAAGGACCTGGAGG AGGCAAGAGACAGACTGGATGCTGTTACCTATCAAAGAGCTCGTCATGTGATTGAGGAGATAGAGAGAACCGTCCAAGCAGTAGAAACCCTGAAGAGGGGAGCCTACGCAGAGTTTGGCAAGCTTATGGTGGAGAGCCACAACTCCCTGAG AGATCTGTATGAGGTGAGCTGCAAGGAGCTGGATGAGCTGGTGTCTGCAGCCATGGAAGTGGAGGGGGTGTTCGGCAGCCGGATGACAGGTGGAGGATTCGGTGGATGCACTGTGACTTTGATGCAGGCCCATGCCGTTGACAGGACTATACTCCACATAaag